GCGGCGTAGTCGGGCAGCAGCGGCGGATGCGGGATCACGTACGACCAGATCCGGCCGCGGCCGGACATCAGCCGCCACTCGCTGTCGAAGGACTGGCAGTGCGGGCAGCAGGGGCGGGGCGGGAAGCGCAGCTCGCCGCAGTCGGGGGCCGCGCAGGCCTGGACGCGCAGCTCGCCCCGGGCGGCGTACTCCCAGAAGGGCGCGCCGTCCTCGTCGACGACGGGACTCAGCATGACGGATCAACTCCTCAGCAGGACGGCGGATGTGGGGACGCCCTCGCCGGCGGTGACGAGGCAGGTGGCGGCGTCGGGGACCTGGGCGGTGGAGGTGCCGCGCAGTTGCTTCACGCCCTCGTTGATGAGGTTGAAGCCGTGCACGTACGCCTCCGAGAGCCCGCCGCCGCCGGTGTTGAGGGGCAGCCGCCCGCCGATCTCCAGCGCGCCGCCCTCGGTGAACGCGCCGCCCTCGCCGCGTCCGCAGAACCCGTACCCCTCCAGGGAGAGCGGGACGAGCGGGGTGAAGGCGTCGTAGATCTGGGCGACGTCGACGTCCTGGGGCCCGAAGTCGGCCTGCTTCCACAGGTGTCGGGCGGCCGTCCAGGCGGGGCCGGTGAGCGGGTCGTCGTTCCAGTAGTTGACCATGCCGTGGTGCTGGGCGGGCAGTCCCTGGGCGGCGGAGTGGACGTACACCGGCTTCTGCCGGCAGTCGCGGGCCCGTTCGGCGGAGACGATCACACAGGCCAGCGCGCCGTCGGTCTCCAGGCAGTTGTCGAAGAGGCAGAGCGGCTCGCTGATCCAGCGGGCGGTCATGTACATCTCGCGGGTCAGCGGGCGTTCGTACATGATCGCGTCGGGGTTCTGGTTGGCCCGGTTGCGGCAGGCGAGCGCGACGTTGAAGAGGTGGTCGCGGGTGGCGCCGTACTCGTGCATGTAGCGGCGGGCGAGCATGCCGATCTCGTCGGCGGGCCGCAGCAGCCCGAACGGCCGGGTCCACTGGCCGGGCGTGGGCAGCTGGACGGCGGTGTTCTTCCAGGGCCGGGGCCCGGAGCCGCGCTTGCGGGACCGCCAGGCGACGCCGACGGAGGCCTGCCCGGAGGCGATGGCGGCGGCGAGGTGCCCGACGGTGGCGCAGGAACCGCCGCCGCCGTACCCCACCTTGCTGAAGAAGGTGACGTCGCCCGCCCCGATCGCCTTGGCGACCTCGACCTCGTCGGTCTCCTCCATCGTGTACGAGGCGAACGCGTCCACCTCGGAGGGTGCGATGCCCGCGTCGTCCAGAGCGGCGAGGATCGCCCGGCAGGCGAGTGTTCTCTCGGACTCGGGCAGTTGTTTGGCGAAGGGTGTCTGCCCGATCCCCACGATGGCTGTGCGGTCCTTGAGCACGGCAACCCCTTCGGTCGTC
This sequence is a window from Streptomyces sp. HUAS YS2. Protein-coding genes within it:
- a CDS encoding Zn-ribbon domain-containing OB-fold protein, producing MLSPVVDEDGAPFWEYAARGELRVQACAAPDCGELRFPPRPCCPHCQSFDSEWRLMSGRGRIWSYVIPHPPLLPDYAAQAPYNAVLVELADAPRIRLAGNVVAAPDAALNSVDPARLRIGAAVKVAFTEIDGMTVPRWLLERG
- a CDS encoding lipid-transfer protein, with protein sequence MLKDRTAIVGIGQTPFAKQLPESERTLACRAILAALDDAGIAPSEVDAFASYTMEETDEVEVAKAIGAGDVTFFSKVGYGGGGSCATVGHLAAAIASGQASVGVAWRSRKRGSGPRPWKNTAVQLPTPGQWTRPFGLLRPADEIGMLARRYMHEYGATRDHLFNVALACRNRANQNPDAIMYERPLTREMYMTARWISEPLCLFDNCLETDGALACVIVSAERARDCRQKPVYVHSAAQGLPAQHHGMVNYWNDDPLTGPAWTAARHLWKQADFGPQDVDVAQIYDAFTPLVPLSLEGYGFCGRGEGGAFTEGGALEIGGRLPLNTGGGGLSEAYVHGFNLINEGVKQLRGTSTAQVPDAATCLVTAGEGVPTSAVLLRS